Within the Bacillota bacterium genome, the region TGACCACCATACAATGAAACAACGACGGCGTGTTCAGAAGCCCAAAATCGACCTTGAACAAGATGGACATTGCCACAGAGTGCCCCCTGACGACCAATCAGTATGAATTCACCTTCATGAGTAAAGTCAGATGTGTAACCTCGAACTCCATTACCGCCGTAAACTGGGAAATCGCCTGATGGTTCGATTGACTGGTTAGTAATATTTGCTCCAGCCTTCATTCTGCATAGCGTCTTCAGACGCCGCACCTCCCAATGCGCCGGTACCTCACCCAGCCACTCCACACCGGAGGGCTTATAGGCTGGATAGGGCTGGCCGGTGCGGACGTCGATTCTCCCGGTGACGGCCTGGCTGATGAGCGCCTGCTTGTACTCCTCCAGCAGTTTGATCAGTTTCTGCTTGGCGCGGATGTAGCGCCGAATCCGCCGGTCCATGTAATCGAGGAAGCGGACGATGGCGGCTTGTTCGGCAAGGGGTGGGAGGGGTACCGACGTCGACTTGATAGCGTGGTGCGAAAGCCCGTAACGCGTTACCCCCTTGGCTTCGACATGAAACTGGTAAGCGACCGGGCGACTCTGAAGGGCGCGAAGCAAGAACGCGCCTTCGGCCGACTGCTTCGGGCGTAAAAGGGCCAGATGGTAGCCGCTGATTAGGTCCGGCGCGGAGGACTCGACGAGCGCGGGCACCCCAATATCATCCCAGGCTTCTGAATCCTTCGTGATCAGCACGTCGCCGTGTTCCAGGCGGAACCGCTCGATCTCTTCTGCGGATGCCGTCGCCTTCATAAATTCCATGTTGGCGCGGATTCGGTCGTGCTTGTACACATCCACGTAGTTACAGAGGCGAACGGGTTCCTCGCCCTCCTTTGAGTGCTTGTCAACATTGCTGACTCGCATCTCCACGATGTTGCGTACGCGCCGCACCTCCCAATGCGCCGGCACCTCCCCCAGCCACGGCACGCCGGAGTCCTTGTAAGCAGGATATGGTTTGAGATCGCGGATCATGCGCCCGCCCCCTTCATTACCTCACAAAGCGACTCGTAATGATCTCTATCCTTCCTCTCAAGCGCATCCAAGACCATCTTGACGCACCTCTGTGCATTGGACACAAAATCCGGGTGTTGCAGCGATCTGCCAAGGCTTTGCAGATGCGAAGCATCATCTGCAAACTTTTGTATCTCTAGCCTTTGCTCAGGCGAATCAAGCAGCAAATCAAGCTTCTCAGACCAAGAACGAATGCTCGGTTTGCGAAAGCCCAAGTAAGCCTCAAGAAACTTGCGGAGGAGATTCGGTGCCGTAAAGGCATCATGTAGTGACGGGTTTAGTGCTGTGGCGAAGGCATGTAATTGCGAGAAGACGAACTCATATTCCGACTTGAACTTTCTGAGCAACGTGGGCAGGTCTCTAAGATCGGCAAACGGTTCTCCAGCAGAACTGACTGATCGCCAAACATAGTAGGCCCTTGTGTCTGCCTTGTTGCTGCCACCTTTCCTTTCATTCAGCCACCTGGCCTTTAAGAGGTTGAACAACTCCGAGTTATGGGTGGAAACAAAAAGCTGCCGGCTATTTTCAAGCCGCTCGCCAATCAGTGCGTATACCGCGTATATGTGATTCGAGTCCAAACTCGAAACCGGGTCATCAACGAATACAATCGTGTCGCTAAGCGTTGCGCCTTTTGCTTCAAGGCTCGTGAGGAAATAAGCGAAGGTTACGGCAGTTTTTTCTCCGTCACTCAGGTGTGTCGCGATACGACCGTCTCTATGAAACTGAAACTGGTCATCGCCTACACTAACTACTTCGATATTGTTACCCGGCAACAGATGTCTCAAGAGATCGTTGAGTTTTGTCGCTCCGACAGATGACTCCTTTATCCTTTGTTCTATCTTCTGAATCTGCGACTCGATACGTCTCAGGATCTCTTTCGTGCGGTCAAGCCGCCTACTTATCCGAAGTATTTCGGCTTCCTTTTGTTCTATTCCGTTCTCTAGGAAATGGCGTGCGGCATAGTGACGCTCTAGTGCTGTTTTTGCTTCGTCTTTCGCCTTGTCTATCTGTGATACTTTGTGGTTATGCTGCTCTATAATCTGGTTTAACGTTTCGATAAGCTGCTGTCCTTGATCGGCACGCCTCAGGTCACCCTCCCATTTGCTCTGCCTTTCGATCGCTACTTGCT harbors:
- a CDS encoding restriction endonuclease subunit S, yielding MIRDLKPYPAYKDSGVPWLGEVPAHWEVRRVRNIVEMRVSNVDKHSKEGEEPVRLCNYVDVYKHDRIRANMEFMKATASAEEIERFRLEHGDVLITKDSEAWDDIGVPALVESSAPDLISGYHLALLRPKQSAEGAFLLRALQSRPVAYQFHVEAKGVTRYGLSHHAIKSTSVPLPPLAEQAAIVRFLDYMDRRIRRYIRAKQKLIKLLEEYKQALISQAVTGRIDVRTGQPYPAYKPSGVEWLGEVPAHWEVRRLKTLCRMKAGANITNQSIEPSGDFPVYGGNGVRGYTSDFTHEGEFILIGRQGALCGNVHLVQGRFWASEHAVVVSLYGGHDLQWFAALLEAMNLNQYSMAAAQPGLAVERVLNLWAPVPHAEEQRCVCQYRIDPPDNVKVIHQ
- a CDS encoding AAA family ATPase — encoded protein: MIKRIEFITQFGIFRDFRWNDTLPEFAKLNLIYGWNYSGKTTLSRIFQALEHKKLSTEYSAARFQLSTEDGSQVSSADLSASPAVRVFNRDYVEANFSGDYSAPSIFIVGEENIALRKQLEQLTKRRARVERLAGDFSEKQKAITNELDKLGTDKARDIRNLLGDPRFERPKLNQRIGEVRHNPAIYIMADDDVSARLSTLKSGDQFYNVSPVSGTLPDFVLLAGEVNELLNQTASQRAIERLKQNREVESWVRQGLLLHKDASTCEFCGGALTTARLEELHGHFSEEYENLVKEIEHKIRQINTISLNPVVPDEMRILPEFRQSFSQMTSQLCDWIQWATALRDQLIDALKQKQVAIERQSKWEGDLRRADQGQQLIETLNQIIEQHNHKVSQIDKAKDEAKTALERHYAARHFLENGIEQKEAEILRISRRLDRTKEILRRIESQIQKIEQRIKESSVGATKLNDLLRHLLPGNNIEVVSVGDDQFQFHRDGRIATHLSDGEKTAVTFAYFLTSLEAKGATLSDTIVFVDDPVSSLDSNHIYAVYALIGERLENSRQLFVSTHNSELFNLLKARWLNERKGGSNKADTRAYYVWRSVSSAGEPFADLRDLPTLLRKFKSEYEFVFSQLHAFATALNPSLHDAFTAPNLLRKFLEAYLGFRKPSIRSWSEKLDLLLDSPEQRLEIQKFADDASHLQSLGRSLQHPDFVSNAQRCVKMVLDALERKDRDHYESLCEVMKGAGA